One region of Chanodichthys erythropterus isolate Z2021 chromosome 24, ASM2448905v1, whole genome shotgun sequence genomic DNA includes:
- the LOC137014801 gene encoding achaete-scute homolog 1b-like yields MDTATQLAQSACNATITLQECALPSQTKLKVLKRQRSSSPELLRCKRRLTFNGLGYTIPQQQPVAVARRNERERNRVKQVNMGFQTLRQHVPNGAANKKMSKVETLRSAVEYIRALQQLLDEHDAISAAFQCGVPSPTLSNSYSADPESPHSSYSSDEGSYEHLSSEEQELLDFTTWFDRY; encoded by the coding sequence ATGGATACTGCAACGCAGCTGGCGCAAAGTGCATGCAACGCGACCATCACCCTGCAAGAGTGCGCGCTCCCGAGTCAAACCAAGTTGAAGGTGCTGAAAAGACAGCGCTCGAGTTCGCCGGAGCTTTTGCGCTGCAAGCGGAGACTCACGTTCAACGGGCTGGGATACACCATCCCGCAGCAGCAGCCCGTCGCGGTGGCGCGACGCAACGAACGCGAGAGAAACCGCGTCAAACAGGTCAATATGGGATTCCAGACGTTGCGCCAGCACGTCCCTAACGGCGCGGCCAATAAGAAGATGAGTAAAGTGGAAACGCTGCGGTCGGCGGTGGAGTACATCCGCGCGCTGCAGCAGCTGCTAGACGAGCACGACGCGATCTCCGCCGCGTTCCAGTGCGGCGTTCCGTCACCGACACTCTCGAACTCGTACTCCGCGGATCCAGAGTCGCCACACTCATCCTATTCGTCCGATGAAGGGAGTTACGAGCACCTGAGCTCCGAGGAACAAGAGCTGCTGGACTTCACCACCTGGTTTGATCGCTACTGA